A single Melopsittacus undulatus isolate bMelUnd1 chromosome 11, bMelUnd1.mat.Z, whole genome shotgun sequence DNA region contains:
- the ITGB4 gene encoding integrin beta-4 isoform X6, with amino-acid sequence MRRKKMDVLPRMCAELLFLSLLCATGLCQRSKIDNRCVLSRAKSCTECIRVDKDCSFCTDESFEEPRCNLRENLLRYGCREASIVYTRGEMQTQQNFSINTSLQRTQVSPQGMFMRLRAGEEMSFNMDVFQPLESPVDLYILMDFSYSMSDDLDNLKSMGQNLAEFLQALTSNYTIGFGKFVDKVSSPQTDMRPEKLREPWNNADSPFSFKNVIRLTSNINYFSQELRKERISGNLDAPEGGFDAILQTAVCKDKIGWRKDSTHLLVFSTESAFHYEADGTNVLAGILARNDEHCHLDTDGTYVYDTKQDYPSVPTLVRLLGQHNIIPIFAVTNHSYSYYEKLHKYFPISEIGVLQEDSSNIVELLRTAFERIRTKMDIRADFVPKAMKTEFTSLMYEKTESGSFHITRGEVGKFNVRVKALEYIGGQHVCSLPERDRQGVIQVKPTSLSDSLKITASVICDMCPCEQQQEFNSPMCSFHGDFVCGQCICHPGWRGDTCDCSPASSPNNEGCIRPGDVEPCSGRGECLCGKCQCYSEDLMQRFDGAFCQYDVLQCPRTSGFLCNDRGRCSKGACVCESGWEGPGCECPMSNDTCIDSRGGICNNHGRCECGRCICDKASLYTSSTCEISYSLGFQAVCESIRDCVRCQAWGTGNMKGNCSTCHLQLQMVEELKKEEATEYCSFQDEEDDCTYHYTLEGDPNVLPNTTVHVQKKKECPPGNFLWLIPLLIFLILLLGLLLLLCWKFCTCCKACLALLPCCAQGRTVGFKEDHYMLRHSLMSSDHLDTPMVRSGSLKGRDTVRWKINNNVHKQGFTSLAAANPKDLIPYGLSLRLTRLFTQNLVKPDTRECEQLHKEVEENLNEVFKHIPGCHKLQQTKFRLQPNSGKRQDHTIVDTVLTAPRSAKPEIIKVIEKHVSQEAFNDLKVSPGYYTVTSDQDAHGMVEFQEAVELVDVRVPLFIREEDDDEKQLQVEAIDVPTGIAEIGRRIVSITIIKEQASSIITFLQPAYSHSRFDGLAKIPVLREIRDDGKSQVTYRTRDLTAKNGRDYKFTEGDLVFQPGETRKEVQVHLMELTELDTLLHNCPRKQFAIDLLHPKHGAKIGRYPQTTVTITDPEVVDGIPSMTGLGQVSQSPKGRLSAPLNPNANALSSREISFSWFPPPGKPLGYKVKYWIQGDPESEAHLIDVKAPSVELSNLYPFCDYEMQVSAYNAMGEGPYSDIIHCRTLEDVPSEPGRLAFNVVSSTVTQLSWAEPAETNGEITAYEVSYGLVNEDNIPIGPMKKVLVEDPKKRMVLIENLRESQPYRYMVKARNGAGWGPERQATINLATQPKRPMSIPIIPDVPIIDAEGGEDYDSYLMYSADVLRSAAGSKHPSVSDDSGSRWKYVPLLGEDLDLRRITWRLPAETIPRLSGSSRFSSDTEGLLHEEDSDVATGSLRRSGTPRPQAEHLLNGRVDLSFPGSGTGTLTRTTNTSYHQLSSHMQQEHRVMGSSSLTRDYSTMLMGHDSRLRLGVPDTPTRLVFSALGPTSLKVSWQEPHCEKEVQGYSVHYQLLNGGEVHRLTIPNPSQNSVVVEDLLPNHSYIFKVKAQSEEGWGPEREGVITIESQVDPQSPLSPVPGSPFTLSTPSAPGPLVFTALSPDSLQLSWERPRKPNGSILGYMVTCEMLHGGGEPRNIYVEGDNPETTLTVPHLNENVPYKFKVQAKTTQGFGPEREGIITIESQDGGTFSQFGGQQYMREEVYNFPAEYTTNTSISHSSLDPHFTDSMLLTTQRVESASSTLTKQVTKEFVSRTVMSSGTLTKQMERQFYEA; translated from the exons ATGAG GAGGAAGAAGATGGATGTGCTGCCACGGAtgtgtgctgagctgctcttcctgtccctgctctgtgccactGGCCTCTGCCAAAGAAGCAAAA TAGATAACCGCTGTGTGCTGTCCCGGGCGAAGAGCTGCACTGAGTGCATCCGAGTGGATAAGGActgctccttctgcactgatGAG AGCTTTGAAGAGCCTCGTTGCAACTTGCGGGAGAACTTGCTGCGATACGGCTGCAGGGAGGCCAGCATCGTGTACACCAGGGGCGAGATGCAGACCCAgcag AATTTCAGCATCAACACATCCCTGCAGAGAACCCAGGTGTCCCCCCAGGGCATGTTCATGCggctgagagctggggaggagatgaGCTTCAACATGGATGTCTTCCAGCCCTTGGAGAGCCCTGTGGATCTCTACATCCTCATGGACTTCTCCTACTCTATGTCTGATGACCTAGACAACCTCAAAAGCATGGGCCAAAACCTAG CGGAGTTCCTGCAAGCCCTGACCTCCAATTACACCATTGGATTTGGCAAGTTTGTGGACAAAGTCTCATCCCCTCAGACAGATATGAGACCTGAGAA GCTCCGTGAGCCCTGGAACAATGCTGATTCCCCCTTCTCATTCAAGAATGTCATCCGTCTGACCAGCAATATCAACTACTTCAGCCAAGAGCTCAGGAAAGAGCGCATCTCAGGCAACCTTGATGCCCCTGAGGGTGGCTTTGATGCCATCCTGCAGACAGCTGTTTGCAAG GATAAGATTGGCTGGAGGAAGGACAGCACTCACCTGCTTGTGTTCTCCACTGAATCTGCCTTTCACTATGAAGCTGATGGGACCAACGTCCTGGCAGGGATCCTGGCAAGAAATGATGAGCACTGTCACCTAGACACTGATGGCACCTACGTGTATGATACCAAACAGGACTACCCTTCAGTGCCCACCCTGGTGCGCCTGCTAGGCCAACACAACATCATCCCCATCTTCGCTGTCACCAACCACTCCTACAGCTACTATGAG AAGCTGCACAAGTATTTCCCCATCTCTGAGATCGGGGTGCTCCAGGAGGACTCTTCAAACATCGTGGAGCTGCTCCGCACAGCCTTTGAG CGCATCCGCACCAAGATGGATATCCGGGCTGACTTTGTCCCCAAAGCCATGAAGACAGAGTTCACCTCCTTGATGTATGAAAAGACAGAATCTGGCTCCTTCCACATCACCCGTGGGGAAGTG GGCAAGTTCAATGTGCGTGTGAAGGCGCTTGAGTACATTGGTGGGCAGCATGTCTGCAGCCTCCCTGAGAGAGACCGGCAGGGAGTCATCCAAGTGAAACCCACATCCCTGAGTGACAGCctcaaaatcacagcctctgtCATCTGTGACATGTGCCCTTGTGAACAG CAACAAGAGTTTAACTCACCCATGTGCAGCTTTCATGGGGACTTTGTCTGTGGACAGTGCATCTGCCATCCTGGCTG GCGAGGGGACACATGTGactgctccccagcatcctcacctAACAATGAAGGCTGCATTCGCCCTGGGGACGTGGAGCCATGCTCGGGCAGAGGCGAGTGCTTGTGTGGGAAGTGTCAGTGCTACTCTGAGGACCTGATGCAGCGCTTCGATGGGGCGTTCTGCCAGTACGATGTCCTGCAGTGCCCGCGCACCTCCGGCTTCCTCTGCAACG ATCGTGGCCGCTGCTCCAagggtgcatgtgtgtgtgagagcGGCTGGGAGGGGCCAGGCTGCGAATGCCCCATGAGCAACGACACCTGCATCGACAGTAGAGGG gGTATTTGCAATAACCATGGGAGATGTGAATGTGGCAGATGCATCTGTGATAAGGCTTCGTTGTACACCAGCTCCACCTGTGAAATCAGCTACTCCCTG GGCTTCCAGGCTGTGTGTGAGAGCATCCGGGACTGTGTTCGCTGCCAGGCCTGGGGAACAGGCAATATGAAAGGGAACTGCAGCACGTGCCACCTCCAGCTCCAGATGGTGGAAGAGCTAAAGAAAG AGGAGGCCACTGAATACTGCTCATTCCAGGATGAGGAGGACGATTGCACATACCACTACACCCTGGAGGGAGATCCCAATGTCCTCCCCAACACCACTGTCCATgtccagaagaaaaaag AGTGCCCACCGGGGAACTTCCTCTGGCTCATCCCACTGCTCATCTtcctcatcctgctcctggggctgctgctgctgctctgctggaagTTCTGTACCTGCTGCAAG GCTTGCCTAgccctgcttccctgctgtgCACAAG GTCGCACTGTTGGCTTCAAGGAGGACCACTACATGCTTCGCCACAGCCTCATGTCCTCTGACCACCTGGACACCCCCATGGTCCGCAGCGGGTCCCTCAAGGGTCGTGACACAGTCCGCTGGAAGATCAACAACAATGTTCATAAACAGGGCTTTACCTCCCTTGCTGCTGCCAACCCCAAAGATCTCA TTCCCTATGGGCTGTCTCTGAGGCTGACCCGACTTTTCACGCAGAACCTGGTGAAGCCGGACACCCGAGAGTGTGAACAGCTGCACAAGGAAGTGGAGGAGAAC CTGAACGAGGTTTTCAAGCACATCCCTGGCTGCCACAAGCTCCAGCAGACCAAGTTCAG GTTACAGCCCAATTCTGGGAAAAG GCAGGACCACACCATTGTGGACACAGTGCTCACTGCCCCTCGCTCAGCCAAGCCAGAGATCATCAAAGTGATAGAAAAGCATGTTTCCCAAGAGGCTTTCAATGACCTGAAGGTTTCACCCGGTTATTACACTGTGACCTCGGACCAAG ATGCTCACGGGATGGTGGAGTTCCAAGAGGCTGTGGAGCTGGTGGATGTGCGTGTTCCACTCTTCATTAGggaggaggatgatgatgagAAGCAGCTGCAGGTGGAGGCCATTGATGTCCCTACTGGCATTGCAGAGATTGGACGCAGGATTGTCAGCATAACCATCATCAAAGAACAAG CCAGCAGCATCATCACCTTCTTGCAGCCAGCCTATTCCCACAGTCGTTTTGATGGGCTGGCCAAGATCCCTGTCCTCCGGGAGATCAGAGATGATGGGAAATCCCAAGTCACCTACAGGACCCGGGATCTCACTGCCAAGAATGGCAGG gACTACAAGTTCACAGAGGGTGACCTGGTCTTCCAGCCCGGGGAGACCCGAAAGGAGGTGCAGGTCCACTTGATGGAGCTGACTGAACTAGATACCCTCCTGCACAACTGCCCTCGCAAGCAGTTTGCCATCGATCTCCTCCACCCCAAGCACGGTGCAAAGATCGGCCGCTACCCCCAGACCACGGTGACCATCACTGACCCAG AGGTAGTGGATGGTATCCCCTCGATGACTGGCCTCGGCCAGGTCTCCCAGTCCCCAAAAGGCCGCCTGAGTGCACCACTTAACCCCAATGCCAATGCTCTCAGCTCCAGGGAAATCAGCTTCAGCTGGTTTCCTCCACCAGGAAAACCTCTGGGGTACAAG GTGAAATACTGGATCCAAGGGGACCCCGAGTCAGAAGCCCATCTTATCGATGTCAAAGCACCATCAGTAGAGCTGAGTAACCTCTACCCCTTCTGCGACTACGAGATGCAAGTCTCTGCCTACAATGCCATGGGTGAAGGTCCTTACTCTGACATTATCCACTGCCGCACGCTTGAGGATG TCCCCAGTGAGCCTGGCCGCTTGGCTTTCAACGTTGTGTCTTCCACTGTGACACAGCTGAGCTGGGCTGAGCCTGCAGAAACCAATGGGGAGATCACAGCTTATGAAGTCAGTTATGGACTTGTCAACGAGGACAACA TACCTATTGGCCCAATGAAGAAGGTGCTGGTTGAAGACCCAAAGAAGCGCATGGTGCTGATAGAAAACCTGCGGGAGTCCCAGCCCTATCGCTACATGGTGAAAGCCAGGAATGGCGCTGGCTGGGGACCTGAGAGACAAGCCACCATCAACCTTGCCACGCAGCCTAAGCGCCCGATGTCCA TCCCCATCATCCCTGATGTCCCCATTATTGATGCAGAGGGAGGTGAGGACTATGACAGCTACCTGATGTACAGTGCAGATGTGCTTCGCTCTGCAGCTGGCAGCAAGCATCCCAGTGTCTCTGATGATTCAG GCTCCAGGTGGAAATATGTGCCGCTGCTGGGAGAAGACTTGGATCTTCGACGCATCACCTGGAGGCTCCCAGCTGAAACCATTCCCCGCCTCTCTGGCAGCAGCCGCTTCTCCTCAGACACCGAGGGTCTCCTCCATGAGGAGGACAGTGACGTGGCCACTGGCAGCCTGAGGAGGAGTGGGACACCCCGTCCCCAAGCAG AACACTTGCTGAACGGCCGGGTAGAcctctccttccctggcagtggcACTGGCACGCTGACCAGGACAACGAACACCAGCTACCATCAGCTGAGCTCACAcatgcagcaggagcacagagtgATGGGAAGCTCCTCTCTGACAAGAGACTACTCCACAATGCTGATGGGGCACG actcCAGGCTGCGGCTCGGGGTTCCCGACACCCCTACACGCCTGGTGTTCTCTGCCCTGGGACCCACCTCCCTGAAGGTGAGCTGGCAGGAGCCGCACTGTGAGAAGGAGGTGCAGGGCTACAGCGTGCACTACCAGCTCCTCAATGGAG GAGAGGTTCACAGACTCACCATCCCCAACCCCAGCCAGAACTCAGTGGTGGTAGAGGACCTGCTGCCCAACCACTCCTACATCTTTAAGGTGAAGGCACAGAGTGAGGAAGGCTGGGGCCCGGAGAGGGAAGGAGTCATCACCATAGAGTCCCAGGTGGACCCACAGAGCCCGCTCAGCCCTGTACCAG GTTCACCCTTCACGCTGAGCACACCCAGTGCTCCTGGGCCACTTGTGTTCACTGCCCTCAGCCCTGActctctgcagctcagctgggaGAGACCCCGCAAGCCCAATGGATCCATCTTGGGCTACATGGTTACCTGTGAGATGCTGCATGGAGGAG GGGAGCCCAGGAATATCTATGTCGAAGGAGACAATCCTGAAACTACCCTGACTGTGCCCCACCTGAATGAGAATGTCCCGTACAAGTTCAAAGTGCAAGCCAAGaccacccaaggctttgggCCAGAGAGAGAAGGCATCATCACCATTGAATCTCAGGATGGAG gCACTTTCTCCCAGTTTGGAGGACAGCAGTACATGAGAGAGGAAGTGTACAACTTCCCAGCAGAATACACCACCAATACCAGCATCAGCCACTCCTCTCTGGATCCCCACTTCACAG ACAGCATGCTCCTGACAACCCAGAGAGTTGAGAGCGCCAGCAGCACCCTTACCAAACAGGTCACCAAAGAGTTTGTGAGCCGGACCGTGATGTCCAGTGGGACCCTCACCAAACAGATGGAAAGGCAATTTTATGAGGCCTGA
- the ITGB4 gene encoding integrin beta-4 isoform X3, with amino-acid sequence MRRKKMDVLPRMCAELLFLSLLCATGLCQRSKNNRCVLSRAKSCTECIRVDKDCSFCTDESFEEPRCNLRENLLRYGCREASIVYTRGEMQTQQNFSINTSLQRTQVSPQGMFMRLRAGEEMSFNMDVFQPLESPVDLYILMDFSYSMSDDLDNLKSMGQNLAEFLQALTSNYTIGFGKFVDKVSSPQTDMRPEKLREPWNNADSPFSFKNVIRLTSNINYFSQELRKERISGNLDAPEGGFDAILQTAVCKDKIGWRKDSTHLLVFSTESAFHYEADGTNVLAGILARNDEHCHLDTDGTYVYDTKQDYPSVPTLVRLLGQHNIIPIFAVTNHSYSYYEKLHKYFPISEIGVLQEDSSNIVELLRTAFERIRTKMDIRADFVPKAMKTEFTSLMYEKTESGSFHITRGEVGKFNVRVKALEYIGGQHVCSLPERDRQGVIQVKPTSLSDSLKITASVICDMCPCEQQQEFNSPMCSFHGDFVCGQCICHPGWRGDTCDCSPASSPNNEGCIRPGDVEPCSGRGECLCGKCQCYSEDLMQRFDGAFCQYDVLQCPRTSGFLCNDRGRCSKGACVCESGWEGPGCECPMSNDTCIDSRGGICNNHGRCECGRCICDKASLYTSSTCEISYSLGFQAVCESIRDCVRCQAWGTGNMKGNCSTCHLQLQMVEELKKEEATEYCSFQDEEDDCTYHYTLEGDPNVLPNTTVHVQKKKECPPGNFLWLIPLLIFLILLLGLLLLLCWKFCTCCKACLALLPCCAQGRTVGFKEDHYMLRHSLMSSDHLDTPMVRSGSLKGRDTVRWKINNNVHKQGFTSLAAANPKDLIPYGLSLRLTRLFTQNLVKPDTRECEQLHKEVEENLNEVFKHIPGCHKLQQTKFRLQPNSGKRQDHTIVDTVLTAPRSAKPEIIKVIEKHVSQEAFNDLKVSPGYYTVTSDQDAHGMVEFQEAVELVDVRVPLFIREEDDDEKQLQVEAIDVPTGIAEIGRRIVSITIIKEQASSIITFLQPAYSHSRFDGLAKIPVLREIRDDGKSQVTYRTRDLTAKNGRDYKFTEGDLVFQPGETRKEVQVHLMELTELDTLLHNCPRKQFAIDLLHPKHGAKIGRYPQTTVTITDPEVVDGIPSMTGLGQVSQSPKGRLSAPLNPNANALSSREISFSWFPPPGKPLGYKVKYWIQGDPESEAHLIDVKAPSVELSNLYPFCDYEMQVSAYNAMGEGPYSDIIHCRTLEDVPSEPGRLAFNVVSSTVTQLSWAEPAETNGEITAYEVSYGLVNEDNIPIGPMKKVLVEDPKKRMVLIENLRESQPYRYMVKARNGAGWGPERQATINLATQPKRPMSIPIIPDVPIIDAEGGEDYDSYLMYSADVLRSAAGSKHPSVSDDSGSRWKYVPLLGEDLDLRRITWRLPAETIPRLSGSSRFSSDTEGLLHEEDSDVATGSLRRSGTPRPQAEHLLNGRVDLSFPGSGTGTLTRTTNTSYHQLSSHMQQEHRVMGSSSLTRDYSTMLMGHDCPGTLFPPICEDAGRTTLRPQDVGFRSRAKVKGYYPSTGCRDSIIMTDGSAGICKYIDSRLRLGVPDTPTRLVFSALGPTSLKVSWQEPHCEKEVQGYSVHYQLLNGGEVHRLTIPNPSQNSVVVEDLLPNHSYIFKVKAQSEEGWGPEREGVITIESQVDPQSPLSPVPGSPFTLSTPSAPGPLVFTALSPDSLQLSWERPRKPNGSILGYMVTCEMLHGGGEPRNIYVEGDNPETTLTVPHLNENVPYKFKVQAKTTQGFGPEREGIITIESQDGGTFSQFGGQQYMREEVYNFPAEYTTNTSISHSSLDPHFTDSMLLTTQRVESASSTLTKQVTKEFVSRTVMSSGTLTKQMERQFYEA; translated from the exons ATGAG GAGGAAGAAGATGGATGTGCTGCCACGGAtgtgtgctgagctgctcttcctgtccctgctctgtgccactGGCCTCTGCCAAAGAAGCAAAA ATAACCGCTGTGTGCTGTCCCGGGCGAAGAGCTGCACTGAGTGCATCCGAGTGGATAAGGActgctccttctgcactgatGAG AGCTTTGAAGAGCCTCGTTGCAACTTGCGGGAGAACTTGCTGCGATACGGCTGCAGGGAGGCCAGCATCGTGTACACCAGGGGCGAGATGCAGACCCAgcag AATTTCAGCATCAACACATCCCTGCAGAGAACCCAGGTGTCCCCCCAGGGCATGTTCATGCggctgagagctggggaggagatgaGCTTCAACATGGATGTCTTCCAGCCCTTGGAGAGCCCTGTGGATCTCTACATCCTCATGGACTTCTCCTACTCTATGTCTGATGACCTAGACAACCTCAAAAGCATGGGCCAAAACCTAG CGGAGTTCCTGCAAGCCCTGACCTCCAATTACACCATTGGATTTGGCAAGTTTGTGGACAAAGTCTCATCCCCTCAGACAGATATGAGACCTGAGAA GCTCCGTGAGCCCTGGAACAATGCTGATTCCCCCTTCTCATTCAAGAATGTCATCCGTCTGACCAGCAATATCAACTACTTCAGCCAAGAGCTCAGGAAAGAGCGCATCTCAGGCAACCTTGATGCCCCTGAGGGTGGCTTTGATGCCATCCTGCAGACAGCTGTTTGCAAG GATAAGATTGGCTGGAGGAAGGACAGCACTCACCTGCTTGTGTTCTCCACTGAATCTGCCTTTCACTATGAAGCTGATGGGACCAACGTCCTGGCAGGGATCCTGGCAAGAAATGATGAGCACTGTCACCTAGACACTGATGGCACCTACGTGTATGATACCAAACAGGACTACCCTTCAGTGCCCACCCTGGTGCGCCTGCTAGGCCAACACAACATCATCCCCATCTTCGCTGTCACCAACCACTCCTACAGCTACTATGAG AAGCTGCACAAGTATTTCCCCATCTCTGAGATCGGGGTGCTCCAGGAGGACTCTTCAAACATCGTGGAGCTGCTCCGCACAGCCTTTGAG CGCATCCGCACCAAGATGGATATCCGGGCTGACTTTGTCCCCAAAGCCATGAAGACAGAGTTCACCTCCTTGATGTATGAAAAGACAGAATCTGGCTCCTTCCACATCACCCGTGGGGAAGTG GGCAAGTTCAATGTGCGTGTGAAGGCGCTTGAGTACATTGGTGGGCAGCATGTCTGCAGCCTCCCTGAGAGAGACCGGCAGGGAGTCATCCAAGTGAAACCCACATCCCTGAGTGACAGCctcaaaatcacagcctctgtCATCTGTGACATGTGCCCTTGTGAACAG CAACAAGAGTTTAACTCACCCATGTGCAGCTTTCATGGGGACTTTGTCTGTGGACAGTGCATCTGCCATCCTGGCTG GCGAGGGGACACATGTGactgctccccagcatcctcacctAACAATGAAGGCTGCATTCGCCCTGGGGACGTGGAGCCATGCTCGGGCAGAGGCGAGTGCTTGTGTGGGAAGTGTCAGTGCTACTCTGAGGACCTGATGCAGCGCTTCGATGGGGCGTTCTGCCAGTACGATGTCCTGCAGTGCCCGCGCACCTCCGGCTTCCTCTGCAACG ATCGTGGCCGCTGCTCCAagggtgcatgtgtgtgtgagagcGGCTGGGAGGGGCCAGGCTGCGAATGCCCCATGAGCAACGACACCTGCATCGACAGTAGAGGG gGTATTTGCAATAACCATGGGAGATGTGAATGTGGCAGATGCATCTGTGATAAGGCTTCGTTGTACACCAGCTCCACCTGTGAAATCAGCTACTCCCTG GGCTTCCAGGCTGTGTGTGAGAGCATCCGGGACTGTGTTCGCTGCCAGGCCTGGGGAACAGGCAATATGAAAGGGAACTGCAGCACGTGCCACCTCCAGCTCCAGATGGTGGAAGAGCTAAAGAAAG AGGAGGCCACTGAATACTGCTCATTCCAGGATGAGGAGGACGATTGCACATACCACTACACCCTGGAGGGAGATCCCAATGTCCTCCCCAACACCACTGTCCATgtccagaagaaaaaag AGTGCCCACCGGGGAACTTCCTCTGGCTCATCCCACTGCTCATCTtcctcatcctgctcctggggctgctgctgctgctctgctggaagTTCTGTACCTGCTGCAAG GCTTGCCTAgccctgcttccctgctgtgCACAAG GTCGCACTGTTGGCTTCAAGGAGGACCACTACATGCTTCGCCACAGCCTCATGTCCTCTGACCACCTGGACACCCCCATGGTCCGCAGCGGGTCCCTCAAGGGTCGTGACACAGTCCGCTGGAAGATCAACAACAATGTTCATAAACAGGGCTTTACCTCCCTTGCTGCTGCCAACCCCAAAGATCTCA TTCCCTATGGGCTGTCTCTGAGGCTGACCCGACTTTTCACGCAGAACCTGGTGAAGCCGGACACCCGAGAGTGTGAACAGCTGCACAAGGAAGTGGAGGAGAAC CTGAACGAGGTTTTCAAGCACATCCCTGGCTGCCACAAGCTCCAGCAGACCAAGTTCAG GTTACAGCCCAATTCTGGGAAAAG GCAGGACCACACCATTGTGGACACAGTGCTCACTGCCCCTCGCTCAGCCAAGCCAGAGATCATCAAAGTGATAGAAAAGCATGTTTCCCAAGAGGCTTTCAATGACCTGAAGGTTTCACCCGGTTATTACACTGTGACCTCGGACCAAG ATGCTCACGGGATGGTGGAGTTCCAAGAGGCTGTGGAGCTGGTGGATGTGCGTGTTCCACTCTTCATTAGggaggaggatgatgatgagAAGCAGCTGCAGGTGGAGGCCATTGATGTCCCTACTGGCATTGCAGAGATTGGACGCAGGATTGTCAGCATAACCATCATCAAAGAACAAG CCAGCAGCATCATCACCTTCTTGCAGCCAGCCTATTCCCACAGTCGTTTTGATGGGCTGGCCAAGATCCCTGTCCTCCGGGAGATCAGAGATGATGGGAAATCCCAAGTCACCTACAGGACCCGGGATCTCACTGCCAAGAATGGCAGG gACTACAAGTTCACAGAGGGTGACCTGGTCTTCCAGCCCGGGGAGACCCGAAAGGAGGTGCAGGTCCACTTGATGGAGCTGACTGAACTAGATACCCTCCTGCACAACTGCCCTCGCAAGCAGTTTGCCATCGATCTCCTCCACCCCAAGCACGGTGCAAAGATCGGCCGCTACCCCCAGACCACGGTGACCATCACTGACCCAG AGGTAGTGGATGGTATCCCCTCGATGACTGGCCTCGGCCAGGTCTCCCAGTCCCCAAAAGGCCGCCTGAGTGCACCACTTAACCCCAATGCCAATGCTCTCAGCTCCAGGGAAATCAGCTTCAGCTGGTTTCCTCCACCAGGAAAACCTCTGGGGTACAAG GTGAAATACTGGATCCAAGGGGACCCCGAGTCAGAAGCCCATCTTATCGATGTCAAAGCACCATCAGTAGAGCTGAGTAACCTCTACCCCTTCTGCGACTACGAGATGCAAGTCTCTGCCTACAATGCCATGGGTGAAGGTCCTTACTCTGACATTATCCACTGCCGCACGCTTGAGGATG TCCCCAGTGAGCCTGGCCGCTTGGCTTTCAACGTTGTGTCTTCCACTGTGACACAGCTGAGCTGGGCTGAGCCTGCAGAAACCAATGGGGAGATCACAGCTTATGAAGTCAGTTATGGACTTGTCAACGAGGACAACA TACCTATTGGCCCAATGAAGAAGGTGCTGGTTGAAGACCCAAAGAAGCGCATGGTGCTGATAGAAAACCTGCGGGAGTCCCAGCCCTATCGCTACATGGTGAAAGCCAGGAATGGCGCTGGCTGGGGACCTGAGAGACAAGCCACCATCAACCTTGCCACGCAGCCTAAGCGCCCGATGTCCA TCCCCATCATCCCTGATGTCCCCATTATTGATGCAGAGGGAGGTGAGGACTATGACAGCTACCTGATGTACAGTGCAGATGTGCTTCGCTCTGCAGCTGGCAGCAAGCATCCCAGTGTCTCTGATGATTCAG GCTCCAGGTGGAAATATGTGCCGCTGCTGGGAGAAGACTTGGATCTTCGACGCATCACCTGGAGGCTCCCAGCTGAAACCATTCCCCGCCTCTCTGGCAGCAGCCGCTTCTCCTCAGACACCGAGGGTCTCCTCCATGAGGAGGACAGTGACGTGGCCACTGGCAGCCTGAGGAGGAGTGGGACACCCCGTCCCCAAGCAG AACACTTGCTGAACGGCCGGGTAGAcctctccttccctggcagtggcACTGGCACGCTGACCAGGACAACGAACACCAGCTACCATCAGCTGAGCTCACAcatgcagcaggagcacagagtgATGGGAAGCTCCTCTCTGACAAGAGACTACTCCACAATGCTGATGGGGCACG ATTGCCCAGGGACACTCTTCCCTCCCATCTGTGAAGATGCTGGGAGGACAACCCTGCGGCCCCAGGATGTGGGTTTCAGGAGCAGGGCAAAGGTGAAGGGTTACTACCCAAGCACTGGCTGTCGGGACTCTATAATCATGACTGATGGGTCTGCAGGGATTTGCAAATACATAG actcCAGGCTGCGGCTCGGGGTTCCCGACACCCCTACACGCCTGGTGTTCTCTGCCCTGGGACCCACCTCCCTGAAGGTGAGCTGGCAGGAGCCGCACTGTGAGAAGGAGGTGCAGGGCTACAGCGTGCACTACCAGCTCCTCAATGGAG GAGAGGTTCACAGACTCACCATCCCCAACCCCAGCCAGAACTCAGTGGTGGTAGAGGACCTGCTGCCCAACCACTCCTACATCTTTAAGGTGAAGGCACAGAGTGAGGAAGGCTGGGGCCCGGAGAGGGAAGGAGTCATCACCATAGAGTCCCAGGTGGACCCACAGAGCCCGCTCAGCCCTGTACCAG GTTCACCCTTCACGCTGAGCACACCCAGTGCTCCTGGGCCACTTGTGTTCACTGCCCTCAGCCCTGActctctgcagctcagctgggaGAGACCCCGCAAGCCCAATGGATCCATCTTGGGCTACATGGTTACCTGTGAGATGCTGCATGGAGGAG GGGAGCCCAGGAATATCTATGTCGAAGGAGACAATCCTGAAACTACCCTGACTGTGCCCCACCTGAATGAGAATGTCCCGTACAAGTTCAAAGTGCAAGCCAAGaccacccaaggctttgggCCAGAGAGAGAAGGCATCATCACCATTGAATCTCAGGATGGAG gCACTTTCTCCCAGTTTGGAGGACAGCAGTACATGAGAGAGGAAGTGTACAACTTCCCAGCAGAATACACCACCAATACCAGCATCAGCCACTCCTCTCTGGATCCCCACTTCACAG ACAGCATGCTCCTGACAACCCAGAGAGTTGAGAGCGCCAGCAGCACCCTTACCAAACAGGTCACCAAAGAGTTTGTGAGCCGGACCGTGATGTCCAGTGGGACCCTCACCAAACAGATGGAAAGGCAATTTTATGAGGCCTGA